One segment of Paenibacillus sp. FSL R7-0337 DNA contains the following:
- a CDS encoding NUDIX domain-containing protein translates to MTENAEQTYNAKKYRTPDGVPADIVMFTLTKRERKTVTKTLPLRELKVMLVRRKKWPCAGMWALPGGFCQEDESIYDAATRELKEETGVDGGHLEYLGVYSQPGRDPRGWIISHAFFALVEEWMLEQRQASDDAGEVGLFTLQEALEELELAFDHHDIITDAYLRIQQQMLQTTIARQFLPRHFTLSELYQVIQTVVPEFKEPNFIRKITSTRSRQGILKEVSDEAGNPLSSNQYSQRPAQLYMFTDHEPLLSIYT, encoded by the coding sequence GTGACTGAGAACGCGGAACAAACCTATAACGCCAAGAAGTACCGCACACCGGATGGCGTTCCGGCGGATATTGTCATGTTTACACTAACCAAGCGCGAGCGGAAGACCGTCACGAAGACGTTGCCGCTGCGCGAGCTGAAGGTGATGCTGGTCCGGCGCAAAAAATGGCCGTGTGCAGGCATGTGGGCCCTGCCGGGCGGCTTTTGCCAGGAGGATGAATCGATCTATGATGCCGCTACGCGCGAGTTGAAGGAAGAAACAGGCGTGGACGGCGGACATTTGGAATATCTCGGCGTCTACAGCCAGCCGGGCCGTGATCCGCGCGGCTGGATTATCAGCCATGCCTTCTTTGCACTGGTCGAGGAGTGGATGCTGGAGCAGCGGCAGGCTTCGGATGATGCAGGCGAGGTTGGCCTGTTCACACTGCAGGAAGCGCTGGAGGAGCTGGAGCTGGCTTTTGACCACCATGATATTATTACCGATGCCTACCTGCGGATTCAGCAGCAGATGCTGCAGACGACGATTGCCCGGCAGTTCCTGCCGCGCCATTTCACGCTGAGCGAGCTGTACCAGGTGATCCAGACGGTGGTGCCGGAATTCAAAGAACCGAATTTTATCCGCAAAATTACGTCAACACGCAGCCGTCAGGGTATATTAAAAGAAGTGAGCGATGAAGCGGGGAATCCGCTCAGCTCCAATCAATACTCCCAGCGCCCGGCACAGCTCTATATGTTCACGGACCATGAGCCGTTATTATCCATTTATACGTAA
- a CDS encoding YlbF family regulator, with product MSQEEARLNEYGMQTHNTRDLIVREDIMGKAKDLAALISTSEEVRHFQQAEQKILNHERVQGLIATIKKKQKEIVAFESFKNQAMVEKIEREIEELQDEIDSIPVVNEFQQSQSDINYLLQMVISVIRDTVSDKINVEAGTEAPPSTCGD from the coding sequence ATGAGCCAGGAAGAAGCACGACTGAATGAATATGGCATGCAGACCCACAATACCCGTGATTTAATTGTCCGGGAGGATATTATGGGCAAGGCGAAGGACTTGGCTGCACTCATCTCCACCAGTGAGGAGGTCCGTCATTTCCAGCAGGCTGAGCAGAAGATTCTGAATCACGAGCGTGTGCAGGGACTCATTGCTACGATTAAGAAGAAGCAGAAGGAGATCGTGGCGTTCGAGAGCTTCAAGAACCAGGCCATGGTCGAGAAGATTGAACGTGAGATCGAAGAACTGCAGGATGAAATCGACAGTATCCCGGTTGTGAACGAGTTCCAGCAGAGCCAGAGCGATATCAATTATCTGCTGCAGATGGTGATTTCAGTGATCAGGGATACCGTTTCGGATAAAATCAATGTGGAAGCAGGCACCGAGGCGCCGCCGTCCACATGCGGAGATTAA
- the miaB gene encoding tRNA (N6-isopentenyl adenosine(37)-C2)-methylthiotransferase MiaB, translated as MAKGSKDYGQYFDFTDAKIISETEGKTTYRIKGRNVQINSQPDYKEGKRRGKEEIEVHYHFDIPPEMADFGAGKSYHITTYGCQMNEHDTETMKGMLEQLGYQAAEERSEADIILLNTCAIRENAEDKVFGELGHLKTLKLEKPGLLLGICGCMSQEEGVVNRIMSRYGFVDLIFGTHNIHRLPELIKEAVFSRELVIEVWSKEGDIIENLPKKREGLRAWVNIMYGCDKFCTYCIVPFTRGKERSRRPEDVIAEVRELARQGFKEVTLLGQNVNAYGKDFTDIDYTFGDLMDEMRGIDIPRIRFMTSHPRDFDDKLIHVLGKGGNLVEHIHLPVQSGSTAVLKRMSRKYTREAYLELVSKIKENVPDAVLTTDIIVGFPGETEEQFEETLSLVREVGYDMAYTFIYSPREGTPAAGMDDNVPSEVKSARLQRLNDLIKEQSRLGNERMLGRRVEVLVEGESKNNARMLAGRTRDSKLVHFEGPSSLIGTLVQVSITGAKTWYIQGDYLAEAAAVL; from the coding sequence ATGGCGAAGGGGAGCAAGGATTACGGGCAGTATTTCGATTTCACAGATGCCAAGATCATCAGCGAGACTGAAGGCAAGACCACTTACCGGATCAAAGGCAGAAACGTACAGATCAACAGCCAGCCCGATTACAAGGAGGGCAAGCGGCGGGGCAAGGAAGAGATCGAGGTGCACTATCATTTCGACATTCCACCGGAGATGGCAGATTTCGGTGCAGGCAAGAGCTATCATATTACCACCTACGGCTGCCAGATGAATGAGCATGACACGGAGACGATGAAGGGAATGCTGGAGCAGCTCGGTTACCAGGCGGCGGAAGAACGCAGCGAAGCTGATATTATTTTACTTAATACATGTGCGATCCGCGAGAATGCGGAGGATAAGGTATTCGGAGAGCTGGGCCATCTCAAAACACTGAAGCTCGAGAAGCCCGGCCTGCTCCTGGGGATCTGCGGCTGTATGTCCCAGGAGGAGGGCGTGGTCAACCGGATCATGAGCCGGTACGGCTTCGTGGATCTGATCTTTGGCACACATAATATCCACCGCCTGCCGGAGCTGATCAAGGAAGCGGTGTTCAGCCGTGAGCTGGTCATTGAGGTCTGGTCCAAGGAAGGCGACATCATTGAGAATCTGCCGAAGAAGCGGGAGGGTCTGCGCGCCTGGGTGAACATTATGTACGGCTGCGACAAATTCTGTACCTACTGCATTGTGCCGTTCACCCGGGGGAAGGAGCGGAGCAGACGTCCGGAGGATGTCATTGCCGAGGTGCGGGAGCTGGCCCGCCAAGGGTTCAAGGAAGTAACGCTGCTGGGGCAGAATGTGAATGCCTACGGCAAGGATTTTACCGACATTGATTATACCTTCGGCGACCTGATGGACGAGATGCGGGGAATCGATATTCCGCGTATCCGGTTCATGACCTCGCATCCGCGTGATTTTGACGACAAATTGATTCATGTACTGGGCAAAGGCGGCAATCTGGTGGAGCATATCCATCTGCCGGTGCAGTCGGGAAGCACAGCTGTGCTGAAGCGCATGAGCCGCAAATATACCCGTGAAGCCTATCTGGAGCTGGTCAGTAAAATTAAGGAAAACGTGCCGGATGCGGTGCTGACTACCGATATTATTGTCGGCTTCCCCGGTGAGACGGAGGAGCAGTTCGAGGAGACACTGTCCCTGGTGCGCGAAGTAGGGTATGATATGGCGTATACCTTCATTTATTCTCCGCGTGAAGGGACTCCGGCAGCCGGCATGGACGATAATGTTCCGTCAGAGGTCAAGAGCGCGCGTCTCCAGCGTCTGAATGATCTGATCAAGGAGCAGAGCCGGCTGGGGAATGAACGGATGCTGGGCCGGCGGGTGGAGGTATTGGTGGAAGGCGAGAGCAAGAATAATGCCCGGATGCTGGCCGGACGTACCCGTGACAGTAAGCTGGTGCATTTTGAAGGCCCGTCCTCCCTGATCGGCACGCTGGTGCAGGTGAGCATTACCGGCGCGAAGACTTGGTACATCCAGGGGGACTATCTGGCGGAAGCCGCAGCGGTCCTCTAA